Genomic DNA from Paenibacillus borealis:
AGCGGTATTCCTGCCAAAACAACATGGACGATGTTATTCTTCTTCACCCTGATTTCTGTTGTTCTCATTAATAACTTCATTAGATCTACACACGGCCGGGCCTGTATTGCTATCCGTGAGAATGAAATTGCTGCAGAGGCTATGGGGATTAATACGACACGCTACAAAATTATCGCTTTCACCATCGGTGCTTTGTTTGCCGGGATTGCAGGCGGGCTGTCAGCTCATACGTTCTACGTTATCACGCCGGGCAGTTTCAACTTCCTGAAGTCGTTTGAAATTATCGTTATGGTTGTTCTCGGGGGACTTGGCAGCACGGCCGGTTCCATCGTCGGAGCGGTATTTGTTACCCTGCTCTACACGTACCTGCGTGAATTCCCTGAATGGCGCATGATTATTTACTCCATCGTGCTCATCCTGATGATGATCTTCCGTCCAAGCGGCCTGCTTGGCACAACCAAATTCTCATTCGGCAAGTTCGGTAAAAAGGAGGCTAAGGCAAATGACACAATCGAAGGCAGCAGTGCTCCTTGATGTTAAGGAAGCCAGCCGATCCTTTGGCGGACTTAAGGCAGTCAGTGATGTTTCCCTTCATATTAATAAAGGTGAACTGATTGGGCTGATCGGACCCAACGGCGCCGGCAAAACGACATTGTTCAATCTGCTGACCGGGGTTTACCCCCCTTCATCGGGCAGCATTCTTCTGAATAACGAATCCATCGGCGGCATGAAGCCTTATAAGATTAACCATAAAGGTGCCGCCCGTACGTTCCAGAACATCCGCTTATTTACGGCTATGACCGTGTTGGAGAATGTCAAAATTGCTTTTCATCAGCATGCGAAACACTCATTGTTCTCTTCTATGCTCCGTTTGCCGAAGCATTTCAAGGGAGAGGACGAAATCACTCAGAAGGCGATGGATATCCTCAAAATATTCAATCTTGCCGATCAGAGTCATGAGGTAGCCAGCAATCTGAGCTATGGTAACCAGCGCCGCCTTGAGATTGCCCGGGCGCTTGCGGCCGGACCCAAGCTGCTGCTGCTCGATGAGCCGGCGGCCGGGATGAACCCGAATGAGACACGTGATCTAATGAATCTGATCGCCTGGATCCGTGAAGAATTCGACCTTACCATTCTGCTGATCGAGCATGATATGTCGCTGGTTATGGGTGTCTGCAACCGGATTTACGTCCTGGACCGCGGTATCCTTATCGCTGACGGAACTCCGGTGGAAATCCGGAATAATCCAAAGGTTATCGAAGCGTATTTGGGACAGGAGGCGTAGAACTATGCTTACAGTACAAGGAATCAATGTTTATTACGGAGCTATTCATGCCTTGAAGGATCTCAGCATCAACGTGAAGCAGGGAGAGATCGTTACACTGATTGGAGCCAATGGCGCCGGGAAGTCCACGCTGCTCAAGACGCTTTCGGGGCTGCTTAAACCCAAAACAGGAAGTATTGAATTCCTGGATAAATCGATTGTGAATCAAAGTGTCCAGGCAATTGTTAAGGAAGGGCTGATTCATTGCCCCGAAGGACGGCGTGTATTCGCGAATATGTCCGTCGAGGAAAATCTGGAGCTGGGTGCTTATCTGCAGGATTCCGGCAGCCTGGCAGCCGACTTCCAGAAAGTCTACAATACTTTCCCGCGACTGCTGGAACGTAAGAAACAGCAAGCCGGAACGTTGTCCGGCGGGGAACAGCAGATGCTTGCCATGGGGCGGGCGATTATGGGTCATCCCAAGCTGCTGCTGCTGGATGAACCGTCCATGGGTCTGGCGCCGCTGCTGGTCCAGGATATTTTCAAAATCATCAAAGAAGTCAATGACGCCGGAACCACTGTACTGCTGGTCGAGCAGAATGCCCATCAGGCGCTCAAAATCGCTGACCGTGCCTATGTTCTCGAGACAGGTAGAGTAGTGCTTGAAGGGGACGCCAAGGAATTGGCCGATTCCGATGAAATCAAAATGGCTTATCTTGGTCACTAGGAGAGATTAGCCGCACCAAACCGCAGCATCACAGAAACAACATATAAAAATCAATTAATCGGGAGGCTGGGAGAAACAATGAAGAAAATTGGGGCCATTATTTTGTCGACAGTACTGACTGCGGTATTAGCATCGGGCTGTGGCAACAACACAGAGAACAGCGGTAACTCTGCAAGCGGCGGAAATGCTGCCGCAGGCACAATCAAAATCGGGGCTGACCTTGAGCTCACAGGCGGTCAAGCTTCTTTCGGCGACTCCGCATCGAAGGGCGCGAAGCTGGCTGTTGACGAGATCAACGCAGCAGGCGGTATTCTTGGTAAGCAGTTGGAACTGGTAATTGCAGATAACGCTTCGAAGTCTGAAGAAGCAACGCAAGCAGCACAGAAGCTGATTACCAATGACAAGGTTGTTACAATCATTGGCGCTTCTACTTCTACCAACACGCTGGGTATCGTTCCGGTTGCTACCGAGAAGAAGATTCCACTCGTAGCAGTAGGTGCAACCAACCCAAAAGTTACTGTTGATGAGCGCAGTGGCAATGTGAATGAATATGTGTTCCGCGCAGCCTTTATCGATCCTTTCCAAGGTGAAGTTATGGCTAACTTTGCACTCGACTCCCTGAAAGCAAAAACAGCTGTAATCTATACAGATACTTCGAGTGACTACTCGAAAGGTCTGCAGAAGTTCTTCGAAGAAACCTTCAAAGCTAAAGGCGGCGAAGTGCTGAGCCAAGAGTCCTACCAACAGAAAGACTCTGACTTCAAAGCCGTTCTGACACGTATCAAAGCAGCTAACCCGGATGTAATTTACCTGCCGGGCTACTATGAAGAAGTAGGTAAAATCGTAAAACAGGCCCGTGAAATGGGCATTACCGTTCCATTCCTGGGCGGAGACGGATGGGATTCTCCGCAGCTGGCTGAAATTGCTGGTGCAGCAGCTCTTGAGAACACATTCATGTCTAACCACTACTCGCCTGAAGATACGGCTACTGAAGTAACCAGCTTCGTTGAAGCCTATAAAGCAGCTAACGGCGGCGCAGTTCCAGACGGTATGGCTGCCCTTGGTTATGATGCATTGAAACTGGTTGCTGATGCAATCACCCGTGCAGGTGAAGCTGATCCGGCCAAAATTACAGAAGCTTTGGCAGCAACCAAAGATCTGCAGCTCGCTACAGGCAAAATTAC
This window encodes:
- a CDS encoding branched-chain amino acid ABC transporter permease; the encoded protein is MGIIVALAFYGVIKVLLTTGVLSDVNQSMLLLIGVNIMLAVSLNLITGITGQFSIGHAGFMSVGAYTSAILTLDYNVPFVPAIIAGGLLAAVFGVLIGMPTLRLNGDYLAIATLGFGEIIRIIMLNTEYVGGASGLSGIPAKTTWTMLFFFTLISVVLINNFIRSTHGRACIAIRENEIAAEAMGINTTRYKIIAFTIGALFAGIAGGLSAHTFYVITPGSFNFLKSFEIIVMVVLGGLGSTAGSIVGAVFVTLLYTYLREFPEWRMIIYSIVLILMMIFRPSGLLGTTKFSFGKFGKKEAKANDTIEGSSAP
- a CDS encoding ABC transporter substrate-binding protein, giving the protein MKKIGAIILSTVLTAVLASGCGNNTENSGNSASGGNAAAGTIKIGADLELTGGQASFGDSASKGAKLAVDEINAAGGILGKQLELVIADNASKSEEATQAAQKLITNDKVVTIIGASTSTNTLGIVPVATEKKIPLVAVGATNPKVTVDERSGNVNEYVFRAAFIDPFQGEVMANFALDSLKAKTAVIYTDTSSDYSKGLQKFFEETFKAKGGEVLSQESYQQKDSDFKAVLTRIKAANPDVIYLPGYYEEVGKIVKQAREMGITVPFLGGDGWDSPQLAEIAGAAALENTFMSNHYSPEDTATEVTSFVEAYKAANGGAVPDGMAALGYDALKLVADAITRAGEADPAKITEALAATKDLQLATGKITLNETHDPVKAAVVLKFVDGKQTFETKVNP
- a CDS encoding ABC transporter ATP-binding protein — protein: MLTVQGINVYYGAIHALKDLSINVKQGEIVTLIGANGAGKSTLLKTLSGLLKPKTGSIEFLDKSIVNQSVQAIVKEGLIHCPEGRRVFANMSVEENLELGAYLQDSGSLAADFQKVYNTFPRLLERKKQQAGTLSGGEQQMLAMGRAIMGHPKLLLLDEPSMGLAPLLVQDIFKIIKEVNDAGTTVLLVEQNAHQALKIADRAYVLETGRVVLEGDAKELADSDEIKMAYLGH
- a CDS encoding ABC transporter ATP-binding protein — protein: MTQSKAAVLLDVKEASRSFGGLKAVSDVSLHINKGELIGLIGPNGAGKTTLFNLLTGVYPPSSGSILLNNESIGGMKPYKINHKGAARTFQNIRLFTAMTVLENVKIAFHQHAKHSLFSSMLRLPKHFKGEDEITQKAMDILKIFNLADQSHEVASNLSYGNQRRLEIARALAAGPKLLLLDEPAAGMNPNETRDLMNLIAWIREEFDLTILLIEHDMSLVMGVCNRIYVLDRGILIADGTPVEIRNNPKVIEAYLGQEA